The following are encoded in a window of Longimicrobiaceae bacterium genomic DNA:
- a CDS encoding AraC family transcriptional regulator encodes MSTSSLRFPFPVVGPARPQLGHPPASGEEGAHFLIRPPYRKLELHPSLQALERHAHAPGVIAGVRIRSGTDWSRVQPLVARLRASLLDAAIVLLLPGGSGVDLMLSARAARGGVRAVLVDEEGMQERLRTALTCRDSLAEDVVEWLMLRRLRLSPTVASLLREIFSHAPNHPDLTTLLSGVGMAESSARFRLHKRLLPTPSRWFQVARALHCALRVQAEPQTSLLHIAHEFGFADHSALSQLIFRAFQVRPGAVRGTLGWEWLMHRWIRTIPEGAHTTRAP; translated from the coding sequence ATGAGCACTTCCTCCCTCCGCTTCCCCTTTCCGGTCGTCGGCCCGGCACGCCCTCAACTCGGTCACCCGCCAGCCAGCGGCGAAGAAGGGGCACACTTTCTGATCCGTCCACCGTATCGAAAGCTGGAACTGCATCCCTCGTTGCAGGCGCTCGAGCGACACGCGCACGCCCCCGGTGTGATCGCGGGGGTTCGCATCCGCTCGGGCACCGATTGGTCCAGGGTACAACCCCTGGTCGCCCGCCTGCGTGCAAGCCTGCTCGACGCGGCCATCGTGCTCCTGCTCCCGGGCGGCTCGGGGGTGGATCTGATGCTCTCCGCGCGGGCGGCGCGCGGCGGCGTTCGCGCCGTGCTGGTGGACGAGGAAGGGATGCAGGAGCGCCTGCGTACGGCGCTCACTTGCCGCGATTCGCTGGCGGAGGACGTGGTCGAGTGGCTCATGCTTCGTCGCTTGCGGCTCTCGCCGACCGTCGCGAGCCTGCTCCGGGAGATCTTCAGCCACGCGCCGAACCATCCCGACCTGACCACCCTCTTATCAGGCGTGGGGATGGCCGAGAGCAGCGCGCGCTTCCGACTGCACAAGCGCCTGCTCCCCACCCCGAGCCGCTGGTTCCAGGTGGCCAGGGCCCTCCACTGCGCGCTGCGTGTACAGGCTGAACCTCAAACCTCGCTGCTGCACATCGCGCACGAGTTCGGCTTCGCCGACCATTCCGCCCTGAGTCAGCTGATCTTCCGTGCCTTCCAGGTGCGCCCGGGCGCCGTCCGGGGCACCCTC
- a CDS encoding SufE family protein, with amino-acid sequence MATEASQVPPAIRKILNRFATLSPDLVRQALVQYSNRLPPLPDRFQVLDLEKYRVHECQTPVAIFPELKDGKMYFYADVPQGAPTIRALLAMIFEAVNGEPPETVLAIPSDFVRLVMDKLGLGTREVGLNAMVHRLKMAASLALAGEDPTAA; translated from the coding sequence ATGGCCACCGAGGCCTCGCAGGTGCCGCCCGCAATCCGCAAGATCCTGAATCGTTTCGCCACGCTCAGCCCTGACCTGGTGCGGCAGGCGCTGGTACAGTACTCGAACCGGCTGCCGCCGCTGCCGGACCGGTTCCAAGTGCTCGACCTCGAAAAGTATCGGGTACACGAGTGTCAGACCCCGGTTGCCATCTTCCCGGAGCTGAAGGACGGGAAGATGTACTTCTACGCGGATGTTCCACAGGGGGCGCCCACCATCCGGGCACTGTTGGCGATGATCTTCGAAGCGGTCAATGGCGAGCCGCCCGAGACCGTTCTGGCGATCCCCTCGGACTTCGTGCGATTGGTGATGGACAAGCTCGGTCTTGGGACGCGGGAGGTAGGCCTCAATGCCATGGTCCACCGGCTGAAGATGGCCGCGAGCCTTGCCCTCGCGGGGGAGGATCCGACCGCCGCCTGA
- a CDS encoding c-type cytochrome, which yields MRFRGAVTRLVGVVAVAAVLGACWLIPDGGYEKVAYREREALPEPATPEPPPLVAGVGGGASQVPQLGEGAPAGVTQEMVEAGAQQFGTVCAACHGAGGAGTPAAPALNDGTWLHISGGYEEIVQIIQSGVPNPIEAPAPMPPRGGGNFNDEQVRQLAAYVFALSHQ from the coding sequence ATGCGATTCCGCGGCGCTGTGACGCGGCTTGTAGGGGTCGTGGCGGTGGCGGCAGTCTTGGGTGCCTGCTGGTTGATCCCGGACGGAGGCTACGAAAAGGTCGCCTACCGGGAGAGGGAGGCGTTGCCCGAGCCCGCGACTCCGGAGCCGCCGCCGCTGGTAGCAGGGGTGGGAGGTGGAGCGTCCCAGGTCCCCCAGCTGGGGGAAGGTGCTCCGGCCGGGGTCACGCAGGAGATGGTGGAGGCGGGGGCGCAGCAGTTCGGCACCGTCTGCGCCGCGTGCCACGGGGCGGGGGGCGCGGGCACCCCGGCCGCCCCGGCTCTGAACGACGGGACCTGGCTGCACATCTCCGGCGGCTATGAGGAGATCGTGCAGATCATCCAGAGCGGAGTGCCCAACCCGATCGAGGCGCCGGCGCCGATGCCGCCGCGCGGGGGTGGCAACTTCAACGACGAGCAGGTTCGGCAGCTCGCCGCCTACGTCTTCGCGTTGAGTCACCAGTAG
- a CDS encoding SGNH/GDSL hydrolase family protein, protein MSVRKWRASAVALVGATLIGGCAADEGIILPDREPVGGELFARYVALGNSITAGFQSLGINDSTQREAYPFLLAQQAGARFNLPLLTRPGCPPPMNGPFSTTTIAGTPLGQAVCFFRASPTPDLVNNLAVPGANLLDAVDHTANSDAADTFNRLQTFILGGRSQAQAMVDADPTFVSIMLGSGDALGAALDGDASLLTPVSSFQESLDELVAAVNSTNAQAVLVIGAINSNVMPALQPGLFFWAVKQDPATAPLLPKPVSNDCAPVTALGQPNPLAANLISYTILFDATVPEISCQDDAPFVLPPAEQAQITAAVTEYNTLLAQAAEDNGWIYFDVSSLLTPALADPSLLRKCQGLATARTPDEIRTAILTTCPNPDPRVGFGRFISFDGIHPSAEAHRVLANALIDTLNQELGLDIPQLPSGQS, encoded by the coding sequence ATGAGCGTCAGGAAGTGGAGGGCCTCCGCCGTCGCCCTGGTCGGGGCCACGCTGATCGGGGGGTGCGCGGCGGATGAGGGGATTATCCTTCCCGACCGGGAGCCGGTCGGGGGTGAGCTGTTCGCACGCTACGTCGCGCTGGGGAACTCGATCACCGCGGGCTTCCAATCGCTCGGCATCAACGACAGCACGCAGAGGGAGGCCTATCCGTTCCTCCTGGCCCAGCAGGCCGGGGCCCGCTTCAACCTGCCGCTGCTCACGAGGCCGGGGTGCCCACCCCCGATGAATGGGCCGTTCAGCACCACCACCATCGCGGGGACCCCGCTGGGCCAGGCGGTCTGCTTCTTCCGCGCCTCCCCTACACCCGACCTGGTGAACAACCTGGCCGTGCCCGGCGCCAACCTCCTGGACGCCGTGGACCACACCGCCAACTCCGACGCCGCCGACACCTTCAATCGGCTGCAGACCTTCATACTCGGTGGCCGATCGCAGGCACAGGCGATGGTCGATGCCGATCCGACCTTCGTCTCGATCATGCTCGGCAGCGGCGACGCCCTGGGGGCGGCGCTCGACGGAGACGCCTCGCTACTGACGCCGGTCTCATCCTTCCAGGAGAGCCTGGACGAGCTGGTAGCCGCGGTGAACTCCACCAACGCGCAGGCGGTGCTGGTGATCGGCGCGATCAACTCGAACGTGATGCCGGCCCTTCAGCCGGGGCTATTCTTCTGGGCGGTGAAGCAGGACCCCGCCACCGCTCCACTGCTGCCGAAGCCGGTGAGCAACGACTGCGCACCGGTCACCGCGCTCGGGCAGCCGAACCCCCTGGCGGCCAACCTGATCTCCTATACCATCCTCTTCGATGCGACCGTGCCGGAGATCAGCTGCCAGGATGACGCGCCCTTCGTTCTGCCACCCGCGGAGCAGGCGCAGATCACGGCGGCCGTGACCGAGTACAACACCCTCCTGGCCCAGGCCGCCGAGGACAACGGTTGGATCTACTTCGACGTGAGCTCGCTGCTCACGCCGGCGCTCGCCGACCCCTCGCTGCTGCGAAAGTGTCAGGGGCTGGCGACGGCACGCACTCCGGACGAGATCCGGACCGCAATCCTGACCACCTGCCCAAATCCGGATCCCCGGGTAGGCTTCGGGCGGTTCATCTCCTTCGATGGGATCCACCCCTCGGCCGAGGCGCACCGGGTGCTGGCCAACGCGCTGATCGACACCCTCAACCAGGAGCTGGGGCTGGACATCCCCCAGCTGCCGAGCGGCCAGTCGTGA
- a CDS encoding sigma 54-interacting transcriptional regulator, with protein MPPSLAVLTLNDSFYELWPKLARSLDADLQCAGSPAELRNLDEACAVLIAAGGREQDAITVIDALTRREAPALAVVGVEKDYRLVASLLRSGADNYFALPDDLGTMRGWISERMDAVVGNARAALMAAEGRARYDFSRMIGRSQALLEALELATRVIPRGSATVLLTGETGTGKELLAKAIHYNGPRAAKPLIEINCSALPENLLEAELFGYEAGAFTDARAPKPGLLEAANGGTLFLDEVGELSLNLQAKLLRVLEDKRVRRLGSVRDQEVDIRIIAATHVDLYVAVTEGKFRQDLYYRLSVLPIHLPPLRERGDDVLLLASSFLDRLSEQYQLPRPNLPPEIKRILLAHSWPGNVRELRNAIERAVLLGEGELRREHLFAATGPGSAPARAPAFIPFPAPMHTIASAAARAMTEYCGGNKSEAAKALGISRRHLYVLLRNGEG; from the coding sequence ATGCCCCCTTCCCTCGCGGTCCTCACGCTCAACGACTCGTTCTACGAGCTCTGGCCCAAGCTCGCCCGATCACTCGATGCGGACCTGCAGTGTGCGGGATCGCCGGCGGAACTCAGAAATCTGGACGAGGCTTGCGCCGTGTTGATCGCGGCGGGGGGCAGAGAGCAGGACGCGATCACCGTCATCGACGCGCTGACCCGGCGCGAGGCTCCGGCGCTCGCGGTGGTCGGCGTCGAAAAGGACTATCGGCTGGTGGCCTCCCTGCTCCGCTCGGGCGCGGACAACTACTTCGCCTTACCCGACGACCTCGGAACCATGCGCGGGTGGATTTCCGAGCGCATGGATGCGGTGGTCGGCAATGCCCGCGCGGCGCTGATGGCGGCGGAGGGGCGCGCGCGGTACGACTTCTCACGCATGATCGGCCGCAGTCAGGCCCTGCTGGAGGCGCTGGAGCTGGCCACGCGCGTCATCCCGCGGGGTTCGGCGACCGTCCTGCTCACGGGTGAGACCGGGACGGGCAAGGAACTGCTGGCCAAAGCGATCCACTACAACGGTCCGCGGGCCGCAAAGCCGCTGATCGAAATCAACTGCAGCGCCCTCCCGGAGAACCTGCTCGAGGCCGAGCTCTTCGGCTACGAAGCGGGTGCCTTCACGGACGCGCGGGCGCCCAAGCCGGGTCTGCTCGAGGCCGCGAACGGCGGCACGCTCTTTCTCGACGAGGTCGGCGAGCTCTCGCTCAACCTGCAAGCGAAGCTGCTGCGGGTCCTGGAGGACAAGCGGGTGCGGCGTCTGGGCAGTGTGCGTGACCAGGAGGTGGATATCCGCATCATCGCCGCCACCCATGTGGATCTGTACGTCGCAGTCACCGAGGGGAAATTCCGCCAGGACCTCTACTATCGTCTCAGCGTCTTGCCGATCCACCTGCCCCCTCTGCGCGAGCGGGGCGACGACGTCCTGCTGCTCGCCTCCAGCTTTCTCGATCGTCTGTCCGAGCAGTACCAGCTCCCCCGGCCGAACCTTCCGCCTGAGATCAAGCGCATTCTCCTCGCCCATTCCTGGCCGGGCAATGTACGGGAGCTCCGCAACGCCATCGAGCGTGCGGTGCTGCTGGGCGAGGGTGAGTTGCGGCGGGAGCACCTCTTTGCCGCTACGGGGCCCGGATCCGCGCCCGCCCGGGCTCCGGCCTTCATTCCTTTCCCGGCGCCCATGCACACCATCGCCAGCGCCGCCGCCCGCGCGATGACCGAGTACTGCGGCGGGAACAAGAGCGAGGCCGCGAAGGCGCTGGGAATCAGCAGACGGCATCTGTATGTGCTGCTGCGCAACGGGGAGGGGTGA
- a CDS encoding outer membrane protein transport protein yields MTRRLTCAGVSLLLALGGAQPLRAQGSNVMQHGACATSMVSAGVASPCHDGSAVLFNPAALAGQQSVISAGVTAIITASDFTYDFTGERVERDATTSFVPFGFLNHRITDRLAAGFGVFAPYGLGIDWPLEFEGRFVSYDTSLRNIYLQPTLSYALADWLTVGGGVDVVLGSIELNQRLDLSEQIVPDPSTGQPVTIPGTNTPARFGNFGVPRSTDFADARLAGDGTGATFNVGAILRFSDFLSAGVRYLHSAEIDYDGDARFEPVPTGLTLGAGNPFGVPGGTPLDALLQGQFSGEGALAPRDIGTTLELPYQVVVGLAVSPTETLKLLADYQFTGWESFDVAEIDFAEGGPDTELVLDYRNTHTFLVGAEYAAAEDLDLRAGWRFNTAAEKAASVSPFLPEADRNYYTAGLGYDLGRGLRVDLAYQAIVQADRRGRVRSRTLEQNAGDVNVGVYSNDAHAFSASVSYSFGGDR; encoded by the coding sequence ATGACTCGTCGTCTGACCTGTGCGGGGGTGAGCTTGTTGCTGGCGCTTGGCGGCGCGCAGCCACTCCGGGCGCAGGGCTCGAACGTGATGCAGCATGGGGCCTGCGCGACCTCGATGGTCAGCGCCGGCGTGGCCTCTCCCTGCCACGACGGCTCGGCGGTGCTCTTCAATCCCGCCGCCCTCGCGGGCCAGCAGAGCGTGATCAGCGCCGGGGTGACGGCGATCATTACCGCCTCGGATTTCACCTACGACTTCACGGGCGAGCGGGTCGAGCGGGACGCGACCACCTCGTTCGTTCCGTTCGGCTTCCTCAATCACCGCATCACTGATCGCTTGGCGGCTGGATTCGGCGTCTTCGCGCCGTACGGTCTGGGGATCGATTGGCCTCTCGAGTTCGAGGGGCGATTCGTCAGCTACGACACATCACTGCGCAACATCTACCTGCAGCCGACCCTCTCGTATGCTCTGGCCGACTGGCTGACCGTGGGCGGCGGCGTGGACGTCGTGCTCGGCTCCATCGAGTTGAACCAGCGGCTCGACCTCTCCGAGCAGATCGTACCGGATCCGTCCACGGGACAGCCGGTCACGATCCCCGGGACGAACACGCCCGCGCGCTTCGGGAATTTTGGCGTTCCGCGCAGTACCGACTTCGCGGACGCGCGTCTGGCCGGAGACGGCACGGGGGCGACCTTCAACGTGGGCGCGATCCTGCGCTTCAGCGATTTCCTTTCCGCCGGCGTGCGGTACCTGCACTCCGCGGAGATCGACTACGACGGAGACGCCCGCTTCGAGCCGGTTCCCACCGGCCTGACTCTCGGCGCCGGCAACCCCTTCGGCGTTCCCGGCGGGACGCCGCTCGACGCGCTGCTGCAGGGCCAGTTCTCGGGCGAGGGGGCCCTCGCTCCCCGCGACATCGGCACCACTCTGGAGCTTCCGTACCAGGTGGTGGTGGGCTTGGCCGTCTCCCCCACCGAGACGCTCAAGCTGCTCGCCGACTACCAGTTCACCGGCTGGGAGAGCTTCGACGTCGCCGAAATCGACTTTGCCGAGGGAGGCCCCGATACCGAGCTGGTCCTGGATTACCGGAACACCCACACCTTTCTGGTCGGGGCCGAGTACGCAGCGGCCGAGGATTTGGACCTGCGGGCCGGGTGGCGCTTCAACACCGCCGCCGAGAAGGCGGCGTCCGTCTCTCCGTTCCTCCCCGAGGCCGACCGCAACTACTACACGGCAGGACTTGGCTACGACCTCGGTCGGGGCCTGCGGGTGGACCTCGCTTACCAGGCGATCGTTCAGGCCGACCGACGGGGGCGGGTCCGGAGCCGCACACTGGAGCAGAACGCGGGTGACGTGAACGTGGGCGTCTACTCGAACGACGCTCACGCCTTCAGCGCATCCGTGTCGTATAGCTTCGGCGGCGACCGCTGA
- a CDS encoding SCO family protein — MQAVSKAAPEVRSKAVPRVLAAVAVALLLALAIAAATLVAGSPSFHATTYEPPAPARDFTLTDHTGGTTSLSDLRGKPVLLFFGYTHCPDVCPMTLSLLRDALRQAGAGPEEVSVLLVTVDPARDTPEILARYVERYAPYLTGLTGSEAEIQQLLSAYGIHAEGGHEGHSGLLTHTSAVFGIDRDGMIRVLLRPEAPRDEFLADVKTLLEL, encoded by the coding sequence ATGCAAGCTGTGTCGAAGGCCGCTCCAGAAGTGCGCTCGAAAGCGGTGCCACGGGTACTGGCCGCGGTGGCCGTTGCCCTGCTGCTGGCCCTGGCAATCGCCGCCGCGACACTGGTCGCGGGGTCGCCCTCTTTCCATGCGACAACGTACGAACCGCCTGCACCGGCGCGGGACTTCACGCTGACGGATCATACCGGCGGGACGACGAGCCTTTCCGATCTGCGCGGGAAGCCGGTCCTCCTCTTCTTCGGGTACACCCACTGCCCGGACGTCTGTCCGATGACCCTGTCCCTGTTGCGCGACGCCCTGCGGCAGGCCGGAGCGGGCCCGGAGGAGGTGAGCGTTCTCCTGGTCACAGTCGATCCCGCACGGGATACGCCCGAGATCCTGGCCAGATATGTAGAGCGCTACGCGCCGTATCTGACGGGGTTGACGGGGAGCGAAGCGGAGATCCAACAGCTGCTGAGCGCCTATGGCATCCACGCCGAAGGAGGCCATGAGGGCCACTCGGGCCTGCTCACCCATACCTCAGCCGTCTTCGGCATCGACCGCGACGGCATGATCCGCGTCCTTCTGCGCCCCGAGGCCCCGCGCGACGAATTCCTCGCCGACGTCAAGACCCTCCTCGAGCTCTGA